Proteins from one Enoplosus armatus isolate fEnoArm2 chromosome 4, fEnoArm2.hap1, whole genome shotgun sequence genomic window:
- the LOC139284649 gene encoding LOW QUALITY PROTEIN: SH2 domain-containing protein 6 (The sequence of the model RefSeq protein was modified relative to this genomic sequence to represent the inferred CDS: inserted 2 bases in 2 codons; substituted 1 base at 1 genomic stop codon), which produces MQMRSVRAALHILAVLLTFNLXNHLHQRTETKTFPHDXSCETRPXIMTMSFFGKLKNLHSGPPAPPRRTDNNAGWPQDEFDDEEGDTYEAPPCERPAVKVPQRQVEENVYLERTSSPVVPQRLAAPPPRPGKASKPQQRAEDFFHDRNTKKPPEIDRNDKPGRKKRMPPPPVRSTSAPVPAPSVEEDVYLDPNEEQEDNDDLYLEPTAACSPPPRAPMRMPPSPKRALSPIRMMKPPVPRAMSNSHLPSLNEVKTVEARRATFPTKPPPPTPSVKPPLPANLNQAKPSPPNPPMADTKPVASSGAVKATKQSGNEDKEWFAGDCNRKTAEDLLLRVNKDGAFLIRRSSAQSARQPYTLAVLYQQKVYNIPIRFLEETQGYALGKEGKKNEETFCTLDEMISHHKNNQLLLIDSKSQAKHTAYLTHPARP; this is translated from the exons ATGCAAATGAGGTCAGTTAGAGCTGCTCTCCACATTCTCGCTGTATTGCTCACTTTCAATCTTTAAAACCATTTGCATCAAAGAACCGAAACAAAGACATTTCCTCATG TGAGCTGTGAGACTCGAC GCATCATGACAATG agctTCTTTGGAAAACTGAAGAACCT ACACAGTGGACCTCCGGCTCCACCCAGAAGGACAG ATAACAATGCAGGGTGGCCACAGGATGAGTTT GATGACGAGGAAGGTGACACGTATGAAGCGCCTCCCTGCGAGCGTCCGGCTGTGAAAGTCCCACAGAGACAAGTGGAGGAGAACGTTTATCTGG AGAGGACTTCCAGTCCAGTTGTTCCACAGAGGCTGGCTGCTCCTCCACCCAGACCAGGCAAAGCCTcg AAACCTCAACAACGTGCTGAGGATTTCTTCCATGATCGCAACACCAAGAAAC CACCTGAGATAGACAGAAATGACAAGCctgggagaaagaagaggatgCCTCCTCCACCAGTCCGCTCTACTTCAGCTCCAGTTCCTGCACCCAGCGTGGAGGAAG ATGTGTATCTGGATCCAAATGAAGAACAG gaaGATAATGATGACCTCTATTTAGAGCCTACAGCTG CTTGCTCTCCTCCCCCTCGTGCACCGATGAGGATGCCTCCATCTCCCAAGAGAGCACTTTCTCCCATACGCAT GATGAAACCTCCAGTTCCCAGAGCtatgtct AATTCCCACTTGCCATCTTTGAATGAGGTAAAAACAG TTGAAGCAAGACGTGCCACATTTCCTACCAAACCCCCTCCACCAACTCCCAGTGTTAAGCCACCTCTGCCAGCAAACCTGAATCAAGCTAAACCCAG CCCTCCAAATCCTCCTATGGCAGACACTAAGCCTGTGG CCTCCTCTGGTGCTGTGAAGGCAACCAAACAATCTGGGAATGAG GACAAAGAATGGTTTGCTGGAGATTGCAACAGAAAGACAGCGGAGGACCTCTTGCTGAGGGTCAACAAG GACGGCGCCTTCCTCATCCGGCGCAGCTCAGCCCAGAGCGCCCGCCAGCCATACACCCTCGCTGTGCTCTACCAGCAGAAGGTGTACAACATTCCCATCCGATTCCTTGAGGAGACACAAGGTTACGCCCTCGGGAAAGAGGGCAAGAAGAACGAAGAG actTTCTGCACCCTCGACGAGATGATTTCCCACCACAAGAATAACCAGCTGCTTCTGATAGACAGCAAGAGCCAGGCCAAGCACACAGCATATTTAACCCACCCTGCACGCCCTTAA